Below is a genomic region from Microbacterium sp. LWO12-1.2.
CGCGTGCAGGCGTCCGTGTGACACCCGATGGGCAGCCACGACCGCCAGCACCGCGAGCAGCACGAAGGAGAGCAGGACGATGGCGGCGATCATCGTCGTGCGGGTGCTGAGGAAGATCGAGATCGCGATCAGCGGCAGGAACTCCCCGACGGCCCCGATGGCCGTGAGCGCCTTGCCGAACGGCGTGTCGAGCTCGCGGGCATCCCGCAGGATCGGCATCAAAGTGCCGAGTGCAGTGGAACTCAGCGCGATGCCGATCACCACCATGCCCTCGCCCGGGGCGAAGAAGAACCCGACACCGATGCCGAGCGCGACGCTCATCACCCAGCCGAGCGACGCGCGCACCACGGGTCGTCCGGCCACGGCCCGGAAGTCGATCTCGGAGCCGGCGATGAAGAACAGCATCGCCAGGCCGAAGTCGCTGAGCTTCTCGAGCAGGGCGTGCGGCTCGACCCAGCCGAGCACGGCGGGTCCGACGAGGATGCCGAGCACGAGCTCGAACACGATGATCGGGACCCGCACGATCGGTCTGACACCGCGTGCCAGCAGGGGTGCGGCGACCGCGAGCAAGGGAATCAGCACCAGTCCTACGTCGCCCGCGTTCACGGACT
It encodes:
- a CDS encoding cation:proton antiporter → MNAGDVGLVLIPLLAVAAPLLARGVRPIVRVPIIVFELVLGILVGPAVLGWVEPHALLEKLSDFGLAMLFFIAGSEIDFRAVAGRPVVRASLGWVMSVALGIGVGFFFAPGEGMVVIGIALSSTALGTLMPILRDARELDTPFGKALTAIGAVGEFLPLIAISIFLSTRTTMIAAIVLLSFVLLAVLAVVAAHRVSHGRLHAIVRATLHTSDQFGVRFVLLLIAALVGLSVMLDLDMLLGAFVAGAVWRIIMARAPKKDAEAVESKLEGIAFGFLVPIFFLYTGVNFDLQALLTSPASMALVPLFLIALLVIRGSAAQLSAPAGATGRDRAALGLLTATGLPIIVAVTAIGVDEKMIDTGTAAALVGAGMLSVLFFPVLGMLLRGDRDRIAGPRPADELPQGEL